In Mustela nigripes isolate SB6536 chromosome 10, MUSNIG.SB6536, whole genome shotgun sequence, one DNA window encodes the following:
- the DISP1 gene encoding protein dispatched homolog 1 isoform X3 — protein MIDGQMITMKERKEKLTGTSTKTAFSATFRIRSHPQFGDLCQRTTAASCCPSWTLGNYIAILNNRSSCQKIVERDVSHTLKLVRTCAKHYHNGTLEPDCWDAGARRKGQLKCTGVPRKCTKYNAVYQILHYLVDKDFLTAQAASPAVPALKYSMLFSPTEKGESMMDIYLDNFEHWNGSDGVTTVAGIEFGIKHSLFQDYLLTDTTYPAIAVLLVLLVMCAYTRSLFITLMTMFAVISSLIVSYFLYRVVFNFEFFPFMNLTALVILVGIGADDAFVLCDVWSYTKFDRPHAATTETVGITLQHAALSMFVTSFTTAAAFYANYVSNITAIRCFGVYAGTAILVNYVLMVTWLPAVVVLHERYLLNMFGCFKKPPQQVFEGKSCWTVARRTCHRVLLAISEASRIFFEKVLPCIVIKFRYLWLLWFLALTVGGAYVVCVNPKMKLPSLELSEFQLFRPSHPFERYDAEYKKLFMFERVHRGEELHMPITVVWGVSPEDNGDPLNPKSKGKLVLDGSFNIASPASQVWILHFCQKLRNQTFFYQTEEQDFTSCFIETFKQWMENQDCDEPALYLCCRRWSFPYKQEIFELCIKRAIMELERSTGYHLDSKTPGPRFDVNDTIRAVVLEFQSTYLFTLAYEKMHQFYKEVDAWISRELSSAPEGLSNGWFVSNLEFYDLQDSLSDGTLIAMGLSVAVAFSVMLLTTWNVIISLYAIISIAGTIFVTVGSLVLLGWELNVLESVIISVAVGLSVDFAVHYGVAYRLAPDADREGKVIFSLSRMGSAIAMAALTTFVAGAMMMPSTVLAYTQLGTFMMLIMCISWAFATFFFQCMCRCLGPQGTCGQIPLPRKLQCSAFSHALSATPADKGQSKARAVSDYHLDPRAQKSDMEQEFYELEPLASHSCSTSDKAAYEETHICSEYFSSQAKSLGLPVQATYSPSSKQETSPVSFPPALEQHTLCHFFSLNQRCRCPNAYRHLSPSPHACAQAGDGLCARCAAASSFVHVQKAPEGFVCTVPHIRHCPCLQGRARQLEVQTPLPTGLFIHPAQHVQVQEKVGKTDVHGVQGTEEPSPQTPEPPSCVHRSPGSLQKPSCDPENSQRGLSRDRDLRNMEGSRGATNKGLGPGGPADEAERKAEPCLSQDSKYLNQNEPKPVFNHCTGDARCCPNDPQSCGRGVRVTCGCASHQMLECEASVPPALTHSELSSESLLIKTL, from the exons ATGATAGATGGTCAGATGATCactatgaaagagagaaaagagaagttgaCTGGAACTTCCACAAAGACAGCTTTTTCTGCGACGTTCCGA ATTAGATCCCACCCGCAGTTCGGTGACCTGTGCCAGAGGACCACGGCCGCATCCTGCTGCCCCAGCTGGACACTGGGGAACTACATCGCCATCCTCAACAACAGGTCGTCCTGCCAGAAGATCGTGGAGCGAGACGTGTCTCACACCCTGAAGCTGGTGCGCACATGTGCCAAGCATTACCACAATGGCACCCTGGAGCCCGACTGCTGGGACGCGGGCGCCAGGAGAAAGGGGCAGCTCAAGTGCACGGGTGTGCCTCGCAAATGCACCAAGTACAACGCGGTCTACCAGATCCTGCACTACCTGGTGGACAAGGACTTCCTAACCGCGCAGGCAGCTAGCCCCGCTGTGCCGGCTCTCAAGTACAGCATGCTCTTTTCTCccacagagaagggggagagCATGATGGACATCTACCTGGACAACTTCGAGCACTGGAATGGCTCAGACGGTGTTACCACTGTGGCGGGCATTGAGTTCGGCATCAAACACAGCCTGTTCCAGGACTACTTGCTGACGGATACCACCTACCCGGCCATTGCGGTCCTGCTGGTCCTCCTGGTCATGTGCGCCTACACCAGGTCCCTGTTCATCACACTGATGACCATGTTCGCCGTCATCAGCTCCCTCATCGTCTCCTATTTCCTCTACCGTGTGGTGTTCAACTTCGAGTTCTTCCCTTTCATGAACCTCACCGCGCTTGTTATTCTGGTTGGAATTGGTGCAGACGATGCATTTGTCCTATGTGACGTGTGGAGCTACACCAAGTTCGACCGGCCACACGCAGCGACTACGGAAACAGTGGGCATCACTCTGCAGCACGCAGCACTGTCCATGTTTGTCACCAGCTTCACCACAGCCGCCGCCTTCTACGCCAACTATGTAAGCAACATCACTGCCATCCGCTGCTTCGGCGTGTACGCGGGGACTGCCATCCTGGTGAACTATGTGCTGATGGTCACATGGCTCCCAGCCGTCGTCGTCCTGCACGAGCGCTACCTCCTCAACATGTTCGGCTGCTTCAAGAAGCCACCTCAGCAGGTCTTTGAGGGCAAGAGCTGCTGGACAGTGGCCCGCCGGACATGCCACAGGGTGCTCTTAGCTATTTCAGAAGCCTCGCGCATTTTTTTTGAGAAGGTGTTGCCATGCATCGTCATTAAGTTCCGCTACCTTTGGCTGCTGTGGTTCCTGGCCCTGACCGTGGGCGGGGCCTATGTTGTGTGTGTGAACCCCAAGATGAAGCTGCCATCCCTGGAGCTGTCTGAGTTTCAGCTCTTCAGGCCCTCCCATCCCTTTGAGCGCTACGATGCCGAGTACAAGAAGCTCTTCATGTTTGAGCGTGTCCACCGTGGGGAGGAGCTGCACATGCCCATCACTGTGGTCTGGGGCGTGTCCCCAGAAGACAACGGAGACCCTCTGAACCCCAAGAGTAAGGGGAAGCTGGTGCTGGATGGCAGCTTTAACATCGCAAGCCCAGCTTCCCAGGTCTGGATACTGCACTTCTGTCAGAAGCTGAGAAACCAGACTTTCTTCTACCAGACGGAGGAGCAGGACTTCACCAGCTGCTTCATCGAGACATTCAAGCAGTGGATGGAGAACCAGGACTGCGATGAGCCTGCCCTGTACCTGTGCTGCCGGCGCTGGAGCTTCCCCTACAAACAGGAGATCTTCGAGCTGTGCATCAAGAGGGCCATAATGGAGCTGGAGAGAAGTACCGGCTACCATCTGGACAGCAAGACCCCGGGGCCACGGTTTGATGTCAACGATACCATCCGGGCGGTCGTGCTGGAGTTCCAGAGCACCTACCTCTTCACACTGGCCTATGAGAAGATGCACCAGTTCTACAAGGAGGTGGACGCGTGGATCTCCCGGGAGCTCAGCTCGGCCCCTGAGGGCCTCAGCAATGGCTGGTTCGTCAGCAACCTGGAGTTCTATGACCTCCAGGACAGCCTCTCCGATGGCACGCTCATTGCAATGGGGCTTTCCGTGGCTGTGGCCTTCAGCGTCATGCTGCTCACCACCTGGAATGTCATCATTAGCCTGTATGCCATCATCTCCATTGCCGGGACCATATTCGTCACTGTTGGCTCTCTTGtcctgctgggctgggagctgaACGTCCTGGAGTCTGTCATCATCTCGGTGGCTGTTGGCCTATCCGTTGATTTTGCTGTCCACTACGGGGTCGCTTACCGCCTGGCCCCAGATGCCGACCGGGAGGGGAAGGTGATCTTCTCGCTGAGCCGCATGGGCTCTGCCATTGCTATGGCTGCGCTGACCACCTTTGTGGCGGGGGCCATGATGATGCCATCCACAGTTCTGGCATACACCCAGCTGGGCACCTTCATGATGCTCATCATGTGCATCAGCTGGGCCTTTGCCACCTTCTTTTTCCAGTGCATGTGCCGCTGCCTCGGGCCACAGGGCACCTGTGGGCAGATTCCGCTGCCCAGGAAGCTGCAGTGCAGTGCATTCTCTCACGCCCTGTCCGCGACCCCTGCTGACAAGGGACAGAGTAAAGCACGTGCCGTGAGTGATTATCACCTTGACCCCAGAGCCCAGAAATCTGACATGGAGCAGGAGTTTTACGAGTTAGAGCCCCTGGCATCCCACAGCTGCTCCACGTCTGATAAGGCAGCTTATGAGGAGACCCACATCTGCTCCGAGTATTTCAGCAGCCAGGCCAAGAGTCTGGGGCTGCCTGTGCAAGCCACTTACAGTCCGAGCTCCAAACAGGAAACCAGCCCTGTCTCCTTCCCGCCCGCTCTCGAGCAGCACACCCTGTGTCACTTCTTCTCTCTGAATCAGCGGTGTCGTTGCCCAAACGCCTACAGACACTTGAGCCCCAGCCCGCATGCTTGTGCACAGGCAGGCGATGGCCTGTGCGCCCGATGTGCTGCTGCTAGCAGCTTTGTGCACGTGCAGAAAGCCCCCGAAGGCTTTGTATGCACTGTCCCACACATCCGCCACTGCCCCTGCCTGCAGGGCAGAGCCCGACAGCTGGAAGTGCAGACCCCCCTGCCCACAGGCCTCTTTATCCACCCGGCGCAGCACGTGCAGGTCCAGGAGAAAGTCGGCAAGACCGATGTCCATGGTGTCCAGGGCACAGAGGAGCCCAGTCCACAGACCCCAGAGCCTCCATCCTGTGTCCACAGAAGCCCCGGGTCTTTACAAAAACCCAGCTGTGATCCCGAGAACAGCCAAAGGGGACTCTCCAGAGACAGAGACCTCAGGAACATGGAGGGCAGCAGAGGGGCCACGAACAAGGGCTTGGGTCCGGGGGGTCCAGCAGATGAGGCAGAAAGGAAAGCTGAGCCATGCCTGTCACAGGACTCCAAATATTTAAATCAGAATGAACCAAAACCCGTGTTTAACCACTGCACAGGGGATGCCCGGTGCTGCCCTAATGACCCCCAGAGCTGTGGCCGAGGGGTCCGGGTGACGTGTGGGTGTGCAAGCCATCAGATGCTGGAGTGTGAAGCCAGTGTGCCCCCTGCACTGACACACTCAGAACTTTCTAGTGAAAGTTTGTTAATAAAAACACTCTAA
- the DISP1 gene encoding protein dispatched homolog 1 isoform X2 produces MPAGQWHREVLLSAHGQPPKSACHAVPMLPPMPIPSAPGQPEQSPRGPARGWPRPAFCSGLMLLAATLRVFCASVPQPYAHLPGCVLPAALSALLPAPRMAWPFPTPARAAARGRLQTVQTLQITKKIRSHPQFGDLCQRTTAASCCPSWTLGNYIAILNNRSSCQKIVERDVSHTLKLVRTCAKHYHNGTLEPDCWDAGARRKGQLKCTGVPRKCTKYNAVYQILHYLVDKDFLTAQAASPAVPALKYSMLFSPTEKGESMMDIYLDNFEHWNGSDGVTTVAGIEFGIKHSLFQDYLLTDTTYPAIAVLLVLLVMCAYTRSLFITLMTMFAVISSLIVSYFLYRVVFNFEFFPFMNLTALVILVGIGADDAFVLCDVWSYTKFDRPHAATTETVGITLQHAALSMFVTSFTTAAAFYANYVSNITAIRCFGVYAGTAILVNYVLMVTWLPAVVVLHERYLLNMFGCFKKPPQQVFEGKSCWTVARRTCHRVLLAISEASRIFFEKVLPCIVIKFRYLWLLWFLALTVGGAYVVCVNPKMKLPSLELSEFQLFRPSHPFERYDAEYKKLFMFERVHRGEELHMPITVVWGVSPEDNGDPLNPKSKGKLVLDGSFNIASPASQVWILHFCQKLRNQTFFYQTEEQDFTSCFIETFKQWMENQDCDEPALYLCCRRWSFPYKQEIFELCIKRAIMELERSTGYHLDSKTPGPRFDVNDTIRAVVLEFQSTYLFTLAYEKMHQFYKEVDAWISRELSSAPEGLSNGWFVSNLEFYDLQDSLSDGTLIAMGLSVAVAFSVMLLTTWNVIISLYAIISIAGTIFVTVGSLVLLGWELNVLESVIISVAVGLSVDFAVHYGVAYRLAPDADREGKVIFSLSRMGSAIAMAALTTFVAGAMMMPSTVLAYTQLGTFMMLIMCISWAFATFFFQCMCRCLGPQGTCGQIPLPRKLQCSAFSHALSATPADKGQSKARAVSDYHLDPRAQKSDMEQEFYELEPLASHSCSTSDKAAYEETHICSEYFSSQAKSLGLPVQATYSPSSKQETSPVSFPPALEQHTLCHFFSLNQRCRCPNAYRHLSPSPHACAQAGDGLCARCAAASSFVHVQKAPEGFVCTVPHIRHCPCLQGRARQLEVQTPLPTGLFIHPAQHVQVQEKVGKTDVHGVQGTEEPSPQTPEPPSCVHRSPGSLQKPSCDPENSQRGLSRDRDLRNMEGSRGATNKGLGPGGPADEAERKAEPCLSQDSKYLNQNEPKPVFNHCTGDARCCPNDPQSCGRGVRVTCGCASHQMLECEASVPPALTHSELSSESLLIKTL; encoded by the exons ACCGTGCAGACCCTTCAAATTACCAAGAAG ATTAGATCCCACCCGCAGTTCGGTGACCTGTGCCAGAGGACCACGGCCGCATCCTGCTGCCCCAGCTGGACACTGGGGAACTACATCGCCATCCTCAACAACAGGTCGTCCTGCCAGAAGATCGTGGAGCGAGACGTGTCTCACACCCTGAAGCTGGTGCGCACATGTGCCAAGCATTACCACAATGGCACCCTGGAGCCCGACTGCTGGGACGCGGGCGCCAGGAGAAAGGGGCAGCTCAAGTGCACGGGTGTGCCTCGCAAATGCACCAAGTACAACGCGGTCTACCAGATCCTGCACTACCTGGTGGACAAGGACTTCCTAACCGCGCAGGCAGCTAGCCCCGCTGTGCCGGCTCTCAAGTACAGCATGCTCTTTTCTCccacagagaagggggagagCATGATGGACATCTACCTGGACAACTTCGAGCACTGGAATGGCTCAGACGGTGTTACCACTGTGGCGGGCATTGAGTTCGGCATCAAACACAGCCTGTTCCAGGACTACTTGCTGACGGATACCACCTACCCGGCCATTGCGGTCCTGCTGGTCCTCCTGGTCATGTGCGCCTACACCAGGTCCCTGTTCATCACACTGATGACCATGTTCGCCGTCATCAGCTCCCTCATCGTCTCCTATTTCCTCTACCGTGTGGTGTTCAACTTCGAGTTCTTCCCTTTCATGAACCTCACCGCGCTTGTTATTCTGGTTGGAATTGGTGCAGACGATGCATTTGTCCTATGTGACGTGTGGAGCTACACCAAGTTCGACCGGCCACACGCAGCGACTACGGAAACAGTGGGCATCACTCTGCAGCACGCAGCACTGTCCATGTTTGTCACCAGCTTCACCACAGCCGCCGCCTTCTACGCCAACTATGTAAGCAACATCACTGCCATCCGCTGCTTCGGCGTGTACGCGGGGACTGCCATCCTGGTGAACTATGTGCTGATGGTCACATGGCTCCCAGCCGTCGTCGTCCTGCACGAGCGCTACCTCCTCAACATGTTCGGCTGCTTCAAGAAGCCACCTCAGCAGGTCTTTGAGGGCAAGAGCTGCTGGACAGTGGCCCGCCGGACATGCCACAGGGTGCTCTTAGCTATTTCAGAAGCCTCGCGCATTTTTTTTGAGAAGGTGTTGCCATGCATCGTCATTAAGTTCCGCTACCTTTGGCTGCTGTGGTTCCTGGCCCTGACCGTGGGCGGGGCCTATGTTGTGTGTGTGAACCCCAAGATGAAGCTGCCATCCCTGGAGCTGTCTGAGTTTCAGCTCTTCAGGCCCTCCCATCCCTTTGAGCGCTACGATGCCGAGTACAAGAAGCTCTTCATGTTTGAGCGTGTCCACCGTGGGGAGGAGCTGCACATGCCCATCACTGTGGTCTGGGGCGTGTCCCCAGAAGACAACGGAGACCCTCTGAACCCCAAGAGTAAGGGGAAGCTGGTGCTGGATGGCAGCTTTAACATCGCAAGCCCAGCTTCCCAGGTCTGGATACTGCACTTCTGTCAGAAGCTGAGAAACCAGACTTTCTTCTACCAGACGGAGGAGCAGGACTTCACCAGCTGCTTCATCGAGACATTCAAGCAGTGGATGGAGAACCAGGACTGCGATGAGCCTGCCCTGTACCTGTGCTGCCGGCGCTGGAGCTTCCCCTACAAACAGGAGATCTTCGAGCTGTGCATCAAGAGGGCCATAATGGAGCTGGAGAGAAGTACCGGCTACCATCTGGACAGCAAGACCCCGGGGCCACGGTTTGATGTCAACGATACCATCCGGGCGGTCGTGCTGGAGTTCCAGAGCACCTACCTCTTCACACTGGCCTATGAGAAGATGCACCAGTTCTACAAGGAGGTGGACGCGTGGATCTCCCGGGAGCTCAGCTCGGCCCCTGAGGGCCTCAGCAATGGCTGGTTCGTCAGCAACCTGGAGTTCTATGACCTCCAGGACAGCCTCTCCGATGGCACGCTCATTGCAATGGGGCTTTCCGTGGCTGTGGCCTTCAGCGTCATGCTGCTCACCACCTGGAATGTCATCATTAGCCTGTATGCCATCATCTCCATTGCCGGGACCATATTCGTCACTGTTGGCTCTCTTGtcctgctgggctgggagctgaACGTCCTGGAGTCTGTCATCATCTCGGTGGCTGTTGGCCTATCCGTTGATTTTGCTGTCCACTACGGGGTCGCTTACCGCCTGGCCCCAGATGCCGACCGGGAGGGGAAGGTGATCTTCTCGCTGAGCCGCATGGGCTCTGCCATTGCTATGGCTGCGCTGACCACCTTTGTGGCGGGGGCCATGATGATGCCATCCACAGTTCTGGCATACACCCAGCTGGGCACCTTCATGATGCTCATCATGTGCATCAGCTGGGCCTTTGCCACCTTCTTTTTCCAGTGCATGTGCCGCTGCCTCGGGCCACAGGGCACCTGTGGGCAGATTCCGCTGCCCAGGAAGCTGCAGTGCAGTGCATTCTCTCACGCCCTGTCCGCGACCCCTGCTGACAAGGGACAGAGTAAAGCACGTGCCGTGAGTGATTATCACCTTGACCCCAGAGCCCAGAAATCTGACATGGAGCAGGAGTTTTACGAGTTAGAGCCCCTGGCATCCCACAGCTGCTCCACGTCTGATAAGGCAGCTTATGAGGAGACCCACATCTGCTCCGAGTATTTCAGCAGCCAGGCCAAGAGTCTGGGGCTGCCTGTGCAAGCCACTTACAGTCCGAGCTCCAAACAGGAAACCAGCCCTGTCTCCTTCCCGCCCGCTCTCGAGCAGCACACCCTGTGTCACTTCTTCTCTCTGAATCAGCGGTGTCGTTGCCCAAACGCCTACAGACACTTGAGCCCCAGCCCGCATGCTTGTGCACAGGCAGGCGATGGCCTGTGCGCCCGATGTGCTGCTGCTAGCAGCTTTGTGCACGTGCAGAAAGCCCCCGAAGGCTTTGTATGCACTGTCCCACACATCCGCCACTGCCCCTGCCTGCAGGGCAGAGCCCGACAGCTGGAAGTGCAGACCCCCCTGCCCACAGGCCTCTTTATCCACCCGGCGCAGCACGTGCAGGTCCAGGAGAAAGTCGGCAAGACCGATGTCCATGGTGTCCAGGGCACAGAGGAGCCCAGTCCACAGACCCCAGAGCCTCCATCCTGTGTCCACAGAAGCCCCGGGTCTTTACAAAAACCCAGCTGTGATCCCGAGAACAGCCAAAGGGGACTCTCCAGAGACAGAGACCTCAGGAACATGGAGGGCAGCAGAGGGGCCACGAACAAGGGCTTGGGTCCGGGGGGTCCAGCAGATGAGGCAGAAAGGAAAGCTGAGCCATGCCTGTCACAGGACTCCAAATATTTAAATCAGAATGAACCAAAACCCGTGTTTAACCACTGCACAGGGGATGCCCGGTGCTGCCCTAATGACCCCCAGAGCTGTGGCCGAGGGGTCCGGGTGACGTGTGGGTGTGCAAGCCATCAGATGCTGGAGTGTGAAGCCAGTGTGCCCCCTGCACTGACACACTCAGAACTTTCTAGTGAAAGTTTGTTAATAAAAACACTCTAA